One window of Mesorhizobium sp. PAMC28654 genomic DNA carries:
- a CDS encoding HD domain-containing protein produces the protein MTTVKFTAMKDGDRNDYEFLTAHEIDYAAKTGERLLDALVQLDEGLSGYKITRLGHSLQAATRAWRDGADTDWIACAVLHDIGDIYAPYNHDEYAASILKPFVREQCTWVVEKHGDFQRLYYAHHLGGNRHARDRFAGHAYFNDCDQFCERWDQSSFDPDYETLPIEFFRPFVLEVFARKAYDPSVIRAGERVPLIDTQTAKTRTGASA, from the coding sequence ATGACAACCGTCAAGTTCACCGCGATGAAGGATGGCGACAGGAACGATTACGAGTTCCTGACCGCGCATGAAATCGACTATGCGGCCAAGACCGGCGAGCGGCTGCTCGATGCGCTGGTGCAGCTCGACGAGGGCCTGTCCGGCTACAAGATCACGCGGCTCGGCCATTCGCTGCAGGCGGCGACGCGCGCCTGGCGCGATGGTGCCGACACCGACTGGATCGCCTGCGCGGTGTTGCACGATATCGGCGACATCTACGCGCCCTACAATCACGACGAATACGCCGCTTCGATCCTGAAACCCTTCGTGCGCGAGCAATGCACCTGGGTGGTGGAAAAGCACGGCGACTTCCAGCGGCTCTATTATGCCCATCACCTCGGCGGCAACCGCCATGCGCGCGACCGCTTCGCCGGCCATGCTTATTTCAACGATTGCGACCAATTCTGCGAACGCTGGGACCAGTCGAGCTTCGACCCCGACTATGAGACGCTGCCGATCGAGTTCTTCCGGCCTTTCGTGCTCGAAGTCTTTGCCCGCAAGGCCTACGACCCCTCGGTGATCCGCGCTGGCGAGCGTGTGCCCCTCATCGACACCCAAACAGCCAAGACAAGAACCGGAGCCTCAGCATGA
- a CDS encoding acetate--CoA ligase family protein has product MHKLERLLRPKSIAVFGGVQAAAVVAQSIKMGFAGEIWPVHPTKDEVAGRKAYRSVADLPGAPDAAFVGVNRHLTIEVIKALAERGAGGAVCFAAGFLETEAYDDDGERLQAELVAAAGQMPIIGPNCYGLINYADGALLWPDQHGGIRLDEGGKGVAIITQSSNIAINMTMQKRGLPIAFLMTAGNQAQTGLSEMALGLIEDDRVTSLGLHIEAFDSVAGFERLAARARELKKPIIAMKVGRSEQARQATVSHTASLAGSDAASGAFLKRLGIARVDSIPAFIEALKLLHITGPLPGYKLSSMSCSGGEASVMADSAEGRWVNFPVLTETHRAHVKSTLGPLVAVANPLDYHTFIWNNEPAMTATFTAMVSGGFDLNMLVLDFPRPDRCSVTDWWATLRAFESALKTNKAHGAIVSSLPENLPEEYTAELMARGMVPLFGISEAMDAAQAAAFIGWAWREPQAQPIDTSASGAAGGDHVTPDEAEAKSRLIKAGLQVPKGERAGNAVEAVISSMALGFPVALKALGVTHKSEVGAVRLGLKDAESVSAAAHDLLPLGTGLYVERMVRDGVAELIVGFTRDPMFGAVMTLGTGGVLVELLRDSVTLMLPATRDDIDAALRGLKLFPLLEGYRGRPKADVAAAIDAISGIAAFVQKNAGEIEELDINPLIVCREGKGAWIADALLVLGENKNV; this is encoded by the coding sequence ATGCATAAACTTGAGCGTCTCCTGCGGCCAAAATCGATCGCCGTGTTCGGCGGCGTGCAGGCCGCCGCGGTCGTTGCGCAATCGATCAAGATGGGCTTTGCCGGCGAAATCTGGCCGGTGCATCCGACCAAGGACGAAGTTGCCGGCCGCAAGGCCTATCGTTCGGTGGCCGATTTGCCCGGCGCGCCGGATGCCGCCTTCGTCGGCGTCAACCGGCATCTGACCATCGAGGTGATCAAGGCGCTGGCCGAACGCGGCGCCGGCGGTGCCGTCTGCTTTGCCGCCGGCTTCCTCGAAACCGAGGCCTATGACGATGACGGCGAGCGGCTGCAGGCGGAACTGGTCGCCGCCGCCGGCCAGATGCCGATCATCGGGCCGAACTGCTATGGCCTGATCAACTATGCCGACGGCGCGCTTTTGTGGCCGGACCAGCATGGCGGCATCAGGCTGGACGAGGGCGGCAAGGGCGTCGCCATCATCACCCAGTCCTCCAACATCGCCATCAACATGACGATGCAGAAGCGCGGCCTGCCGATCGCCTTTCTGATGACCGCCGGCAACCAGGCGCAGACCGGCCTGTCCGAAATGGCGCTCGGCCTGATAGAGGATGACCGGGTGACATCGCTCGGCCTGCACATCGAGGCCTTCGATTCGGTAGCCGGCTTCGAAAGGCTGGCTGCCCGGGCCCGGGAACTGAAGAAGCCGATCATCGCCATGAAGGTCGGGCGCTCCGAACAGGCGCGGCAGGCGACCGTTTCCCATACCGCTTCGCTTGCCGGGTCCGATGCCGCTTCCGGCGCCTTCCTGAAGCGGCTCGGTATCGCGCGCGTCGATTCCATCCCCGCCTTCATCGAGGCGCTGAAGCTGCTGCACATCACCGGACCGCTGCCCGGCTACAAGCTGTCGTCGATGAGCTGTTCGGGCGGCGAAGCCTCTGTCATGGCCGACAGCGCCGAAGGCCGCTGGGTCAATTTCCCGGTCTTGACCGAAACGCACCGCGCGCATGTCAAATCGACGCTTGGACCGCTGGTCGCGGTGGCCAATCCGCTCGACTACCACACCTTCATCTGGAACAACGAGCCGGCGATGACCGCCACCTTCACCGCCATGGTGTCGGGCGGCTTCGACCTCAACATGCTGGTGCTCGACTTCCCGCGCCCCGACCGCTGCTCGGTCACCGACTGGTGGGCGACGCTGCGCGCCTTCGAATCGGCGCTGAAGACCAACAAGGCGCACGGCGCGATCGTCTCGTCCCTGCCTGAGAACCTGCCGGAGGAATACACCGCCGAGTTGATGGCGCGCGGCATGGTGCCGCTGTTCGGCATTTCCGAGGCGATGGATGCCGCGCAGGCGGCGGCCTTTATCGGCTGGGCCTGGCGCGAGCCGCAGGCACAGCCGATCGACACTTCCGCCTCGGGAGCCGCTGGCGGCGACCATGTCACGCCTGATGAGGCCGAGGCCAAGTCTCGGTTGATCAAGGCCGGGCTTCAGGTGCCCAAGGGTGAGCGCGCGGGCAATGCGGTCGAGGCGGTGATCTCGTCGATGGCGCTCGGTTTCCCCGTGGCGCTGAAGGCCCTGGGCGTCACCCACAAATCCGAGGTCGGCGCTGTCAGGCTCGGCCTCAAGGACGCTGAATCGGTCAGCGCCGCCGCCCATGACCTCCTGCCGCTCGGCACCGGCCTCTATGTCGAGCGCATGGTGCGTGACGGCGTCGCCGAACTGATCGTCGGCTTCACCCGTGACCCGATGTTCGGCGCGGTGATGACGCTGGGCACCGGCGGCGTGCTGGTCGAGCTGCTGCGCGACAGCGTCACGCTGATGTTGCCGGCGACGCGCGACGACATCGATGCGGCGCTGCGCGGCCTGAAACTGTTCCCGCTGCTCGAAGGTTATCGTGGCCGGCCGAAGGCCGATGTCGCGGCCGCCATCGACGCGATCTCGGGCATTGCCGCCTTCGTGCAGAAGAATGCCGGCGAGATCGAGGAACTCGACATCAACCCGCTGATCGTCTGCAGGGAGGGCAAGGGCGCCTGGATCGCCGATGCCCTGCTCGTGCTTGGAGAGAACAAGAATGTCTGA
- a CDS encoding FAD-binding dehydrogenase, with protein MADDADVIIVGAGLAGLVAAAELAEAGKKTIIVDQEPEQSLGGQAFWSFGGLFLVDSPEQRRMRIRDSHDLALEDWMGTAGFDRPEDYWPRKWAEAYVGFAAGEKRSWLRQRGMKFFPVVGWAERGGGNAVGHGNSVPRFHVTWGTGPGVLEPFVMRVREAQKRGLIDFRFRHRVNELTRTGATVTGVRGDILQPSDVERGHKTSRDAAGDFELKAQAVIIASGGIGANHQLVRENWPKRLGAAPKRMITGVPDHVDGRMLAITEQAGGSIINRDRMWHYVEGIKNWVPIWTGHGIRILPGPSSLWLDARGKRLPVPLYPGFDTLGTLSHIMSTGFDYSWFILTRKIIQKEFALSGSEQNPDLTGKSWRQVIGRATSGIPGPVKAFMEKGEDFIIEAELPALVARMNALAGGEPLLELGQVEREIRARDRQLDNPFSKDMQVTALRGARAYLGDRLIRTANPHKMLDPANGPLIAVRLNILTRKTLGGLQTDLDSRVLDAGGQPVEGLYAVGEVAGFGGGGMHGYAALEGTFLGGCIFSGRGAGRAAARSVA; from the coding sequence ATGGCCGATGATGCGGATGTGATCATTGTCGGCGCCGGCCTGGCCGGGCTGGTTGCCGCCGCCGAGCTGGCCGAGGCCGGCAAGAAGACCATCATCGTCGACCAGGAGCCGGAGCAGTCGCTGGGCGGCCAGGCGTTCTGGTCGTTCGGCGGCCTTTTCCTCGTCGATTCGCCCGAGCAGCGGCGCATGCGCATCCGCGATTCGCATGATCTGGCGCTCGAGGACTGGATGGGTACCGCGGGCTTCGATCGCCCGGAAGATTACTGGCCGCGCAAATGGGCCGAGGCCTATGTCGGCTTTGCCGCCGGTGAAAAGCGCTCCTGGCTGAGGCAGCGCGGCATGAAATTCTTTCCCGTGGTCGGCTGGGCGGAGCGCGGCGGCGGCAATGCCGTCGGCCACGGCAATTCGGTGCCGCGCTTCCACGTCACCTGGGGCACAGGGCCCGGCGTGCTCGAACCTTTTGTCATGCGCGTGCGCGAGGCGCAAAAGCGCGGATTGATAGACTTCAGGTTCCGTCACCGGGTCAATGAACTGACGCGGACTGGCGCGACGGTGACCGGCGTGCGCGGCGACATCCTGCAGCCGAGCGATGTCGAGCGTGGCCACAAAACCTCGCGCGATGCAGCCGGTGATTTCGAACTCAAGGCGCAAGCGGTCATCATCGCTTCCGGCGGCATAGGCGCCAACCATCAGCTTGTCCGTGAAAACTGGCCGAAACGGCTCGGCGCCGCGCCGAAGCGGATGATCACCGGCGTTCCCGACCATGTCGACGGCCGCATGCTGGCGATCACCGAACAGGCCGGCGGCTCGATCATCAACCGCGACCGGATGTGGCACTATGTCGAGGGGATAAAAAACTGGGTGCCGATCTGGACCGGCCACGGCATCCGCATCCTGCCCGGCCCGTCATCGCTGTGGCTCGACGCGCGCGGCAAGCGGCTGCCGGTACCGCTCTATCCCGGCTTCGACACGCTGGGCACGCTCAGCCACATCATGAGCACCGGCTTCGACTATTCCTGGTTCATCCTGACCAGGAAGATCATCCAGAAGGAGTTCGCGCTGTCGGGCTCCGAGCAGAATCCTGATTTGACGGGAAAAAGCTGGCGCCAGGTGATCGGCCGCGCCACTTCAGGCATCCCTGGCCCGGTGAAGGCGTTCATGGAGAAGGGCGAGGATTTCATCATCGAGGCCGAACTGCCGGCGCTGGTCGCCCGCATGAACGCTCTGGCCGGCGGCGAGCCATTGCTCGAACTCGGCCAGGTCGAACGTGAAATCCGCGCGCGCGACCGGCAACTGGACAATCCCTTCTCCAAGGACATGCAGGTCACCGCGCTGCGCGGTGCCCGCGCCTATCTGGGTGATCGGCTGATCCGCACGGCCAATCCGCACAAGATGCTCGATCCGGCAAACGGGCCGCTGATCGCGGTCCGCCTCAACATCCTGACGCGCAAGACGCTGGGCGGCCTGCAGACCGATCTCGACAGCCGCGTGCTGGATGCCGGTGGTCAGCCGGTCGAAGGGCTGTATGCGGTGGGCGAGGTCGCCGGCTTCGGCGGTGGCGGCATGCATGGCTATGCGGCGCTCGAAGGCACGTTCCTCGGCGGCTGCATCTTTTCGGGCCGCGGCGCCGGCCGGGCGGCGGCACGTTCGGTGGCTTGA
- a CDS encoding carnitine 3-dehydrogenase: protein MSIINKAAAIGGGVIGAGWVARLLLNGIDVSIFDPDPEASRKVSEVMKGARRAYKQMVPGGLPKEGKLTFAKTIAEAVADADFIQESVPERLDLKHKVLAEIDAHAPANAIVGSSTSGIKPTDMQVAMKNHPERLVVGHPFNPVYLLPLVEIVGGEQTFPEAIEVAKEIYASIGMKPVVIRKEIEAFVGDRLLEAAWREALWLIKDGICTVEELDDIMRYGFGLRWAQMGMFQVYRVAGGEAGMRHFMAQFGPCLKWPWTKLMDVPEFNDELVDLIATQSDDQAHGLSIRELEKIRDDNLVAIMDALSKQNKGKGWGAGALHKDYTKQLAKLAAKKPAASKAAEKAKASKPVKKAEKPNKKSSKKKG from the coding sequence ATGAGCATCATCAACAAGGCGGCCGCCATCGGCGGCGGTGTCATCGGCGCCGGCTGGGTGGCGCGCCTGCTCTTGAACGGCATCGACGTGTCGATCTTCGATCCCGATCCTGAGGCATCGCGCAAGGTCTCGGAAGTGATGAAGGGTGCGCGCCGCGCCTATAAGCAGATGGTGCCCGGCGGCCTGCCCAAGGAAGGCAAGCTGACCTTCGCCAAGACCATCGCCGAGGCGGTTGCCGATGCCGACTTCATCCAGGAAAGCGTGCCGGAACGGCTCGACCTCAAGCACAAGGTGCTGGCCGAGATCGACGCCCATGCGCCGGCCAACGCCATCGTCGGCTCGTCGACGTCCGGCATCAAGCCGACCGACATGCAGGTGGCGATGAAGAACCACCCGGAGCGGCTGGTCGTCGGCCACCCGTTCAACCCGGTCTACCTGCTGCCGCTGGTCGAGATCGTCGGCGGCGAGCAGACCTTTCCCGAGGCGATCGAGGTCGCCAAGGAGATATATGCTTCGATCGGCATGAAGCCTGTCGTCATCCGCAAGGAGATCGAGGCCTTCGTCGGCGACCGCTTGCTGGAGGCTGCATGGCGCGAGGCGCTGTGGCTGATCAAGGACGGCATCTGCACGGTCGAGGAACTCGACGACATCATGCGCTATGGCTTTGGCCTGCGCTGGGCGCAGATGGGCATGTTCCAGGTCTATCGCGTCGCCGGCGGCGAGGCGGGAATGCGCCACTTCATGGCGCAGTTCGGGCCCTGCCTGAAATGGCCATGGACCAAGCTGATGGATGTGCCGGAGTTCAATGACGAGTTGGTCGACCTGATCGCCACCCAGTCGGACGACCAGGCGCATGGCCTGTCGATCCGCGAGCTGGAAAAAATCCGCGACGACAATCTGGTCGCGATCATGGATGCGCTGTCGAAGCAGAACAAGGGCAAGGGCTGGGGCGCCGGCGCCCTTCACAAGGACTATACCAAGCAGCTCGCCAAGCTGGCGGCGAAGAAGCCGGCGGCCTCCAAGGCGGCCGAGAAGGCCAAGGCGAGCAAGCCGGTGAAGAAGGCCGAAAAGCCGAACAAGAAGAGCAGCAAGAAGAAAGGCTGA
- a CDS encoding carnitinyl-CoA dehydratase, whose amino-acid sequence MSDVISTRREGTILEVTLDRPKANAIDLKTSRLLGETFKAFRDDPSLRVAIVKTAGDKFFCAGWDLKAAAGGDAVDGDYGVGGFAGLQELRDLNKPVIACVNGMAVGGGFELALSCDLIYASDHSSFALPEIRAGTLADAATIKLPKRIPYHVAMDLLLTGRWMDVAEAHRWGLVNEVLPKEKLEDRVWEIARLLAGGPPLVFAAIKETARVAESLTFQDAMNKVTRRQLPTVDALYGSEDNMEGFRAFAEKRDPVWKGR is encoded by the coding sequence ATGTCTGACGTCATTTCGACCCGCCGCGAGGGCACGATCCTCGAGGTCACGCTCGACCGGCCGAAGGCCAATGCCATCGATCTCAAGACCTCGCGACTGTTGGGCGAGACCTTCAAGGCATTTCGCGACGATCCGAGCTTGCGCGTCGCCATCGTCAAGACCGCCGGCGACAAGTTCTTCTGCGCCGGCTGGGACCTGAAGGCCGCCGCCGGCGGCGACGCGGTCGACGGCGACTATGGTGTCGGTGGCTTCGCCGGCCTGCAGGAACTGCGCGACCTCAACAAGCCGGTCATTGCCTGCGTCAACGGCATGGCTGTTGGCGGCGGCTTCGAGTTGGCGCTGTCCTGCGATCTCATCTACGCCTCCGATCACTCGTCCTTCGCGCTGCCCGAAATCCGCGCCGGCACGCTGGCCGATGCGGCGACGATCAAGCTGCCGAAGCGCATTCCCTATCATGTCGCCATGGACCTCCTGCTCACCGGCCGCTGGATGGATGTCGCCGAGGCGCATCGCTGGGGCCTGGTCAACGAAGTCCTGCCCAAGGAGAAGCTCGAGGACCGCGTCTGGGAGATCGCCCGGCTGCTGGCCGGCGGCCCGCCGCTGGTGTTTGCCGCGATCAAGGAAACGGCCCGTGTCGCCGAATCGCTCACCTTCCAGGACGCCATGAACAAGGTGACGCGCCGCCAGTTGCCGACGGTCGACGCGCTGTATGGCTCCGAAGACAATATGGAAGGTTTTCGAGCTTTCGCGGAAAAGCGTGATCCGGTGTGGAAGGGCAGGTAA
- a CDS encoding Gfo/Idh/MocA family protein, translating into MFRWGVLSTAKIGREHLLPAMVEAENGVLSAIASRDLSKAKALAERFGARHAFGSYEELLASSEVDGVYIPLPTSQHVEWAAKAIEAGKHVLVEKPLALDAKDILPLIKLRDQKKVLVCEAFMVIYHPQWIKVRDLIASGAIGRLRHVQGAFSYYNVDPNNMRNQLDLGGGALPDIGVYPTVSTRFSTGKEPLRVQATIERDKTFGTDIYSSIRADFGDFELSFYLSTQMAARQVMVFHGEKGFIEVFSPFNAGLYDHHRVELHNQNHTEAQVFRFPGTQQYRLEVETFARAAQGGKERVFTLEESVLNQKVIDAIFRAGNTDGWETV; encoded by the coding sequence ATGTTCCGATGGGGTGTGTTGTCGACGGCCAAGATCGGCCGCGAGCATCTGTTGCCGGCAATGGTCGAGGCCGAGAATGGCGTGCTCTCGGCGATCGCCAGCCGCGACCTGTCGAAGGCCAAGGCGCTGGCCGAACGCTTTGGCGCCCGCCATGCCTTCGGTTCCTATGAGGAACTGCTCGCCTCCAGCGAAGTCGACGGCGTCTACATCCCGCTGCCGACCTCGCAGCATGTCGAATGGGCGGCCAAGGCCATCGAAGCGGGGAAACATGTGCTGGTCGAGAAGCCGCTCGCGCTCGACGCCAAGGACATCCTGCCGCTGATCAAGCTGCGCGACCAGAAGAAAGTGCTGGTCTGCGAAGCCTTCATGGTCATCTACCACCCGCAATGGATCAAGGTTCGCGACCTCATCGCCAGCGGCGCCATCGGTCGGCTGCGCCACGTGCAGGGCGCGTTCTCCTACTACAATGTCGACCCCAACAACATGCGCAACCAGCTCGATCTTGGCGGCGGCGCGCTGCCCGATATCGGCGTCTACCCGACCGTGTCGACGCGGTTCTCCACCGGCAAGGAGCCGTTGCGCGTCCAGGCAACGATCGAGCGCGACAAGACCTTTGGTACCGACATCTATTCCTCGATCCGCGCCGATTTTGGCGACTTCGAACTGTCCTTCTATCTGTCGACGCAGATGGCGGCGCGGCAGGTGATGGTGTTCCACGGCGAGAAGGGTTTCATCGAGGTGTTCTCGCCCTTCAATGCCGGTCTCTACGACCATCACCGCGTCGAACTGCACAACCAGAACCACACCGAAGCACAGGTGTTCCGCTTCCCCGGCACGCAGCAGTACCGGCTGGAGGTCGAGACCTTTGCCAGGGCGGCACAGGGCGGCAAGGAGCGTGTCTTCACGTTGGAAGAATCCGTGCTGAACCAGAAGGTTATCGACGCCATATTCCGCGCCGGCAATACCGACGGGTGGGAGACAGTCTAG
- a CDS encoding alpha/beta hydrolase: protein MTDYKTLIDAETWAFIERTNSYYPPDTIDYTVAQQRGIYDRMCREFFAGYPEGVTVETSAIATPTHDIPIRIYRSTPEAAVTVLYFHGGGFILGGLDSHDDVCAELCSRTGYTVVSVDYRLAPEHLHPAAFDDVMSAFEWAASTTQSSILLCGDSAGGNLAAAVSHATRGHPRKPIGQVLIYPGLGGDRSKGSYVTHAEAPMLTMRDLEFYKHIRSGGQERIGDATLAPLADTDFSNLPPTVLITAQCDPLSSDGEAYRDRIIAAGGQATWFEEPGLVHGYLRARHTVGRARASFTRIVDATAALGQGSWLW, encoded by the coding sequence ATGACCGACTACAAAACACTCATCGACGCAGAGACCTGGGCCTTCATCGAGCGCACCAATTCCTATTATCCGCCGGATACGATCGACTACACGGTCGCGCAGCAGCGGGGTATCTATGATCGCATGTGCCGGGAGTTCTTTGCCGGCTATCCCGAGGGCGTGACGGTCGAAACCTCGGCTATTGCCACGCCCACGCACGACATCCCGATCCGCATCTATCGAAGCACGCCGGAAGCAGCCGTGACGGTGCTGTATTTCCATGGCGGCGGCTTCATCCTTGGCGGGCTCGACAGCCATGACGACGTCTGCGCCGAGCTTTGCTCCCGCACCGGCTACACCGTGGTCTCGGTCGACTACCGGTTGGCGCCGGAGCATCTTCATCCAGCCGCGTTCGATGATGTGATGAGCGCCTTCGAATGGGCGGCATCCACCACCCAATCCTCCATTCTGCTCTGTGGCGACAGCGCCGGCGGCAACCTCGCGGCCGCCGTCAGCCATGCGACACGCGGCCATCCGCGCAAGCCGATCGGGCAGGTGCTGATCTATCCCGGCCTCGGCGGCGACCGGTCAAAGGGGTCTTATGTCACCCATGCCGAGGCCCCGATGCTGACCATGCGAGACCTCGAATTCTACAAGCACATCCGGTCCGGTGGACAGGAGCGCATTGGCGACGCGACACTTGCCCCGCTTGCCGACACCGATTTCTCCAACCTGCCGCCGACGGTGCTGATCACCGCGCAATGCGACCCGCTGTCATCCGACGGCGAGGCCTATCGCGACCGTATCATCGCGGCAGGCGGACAAGCCACCTGGTTCGAGGAACCGGGCCTGGTGCACGGCTATCTCAGGGCCCGGCACACGGTCGGCCGCGCCCGCGCGAGCTTTACCCGGATCGTCGATGCGACAGCCGCCCTTGGGCAGGGCTCCTGGCTCTGGTGA
- a CDS encoding acyl-CoA dehydrogenase family protein: MDFGLSDEQKLIVETTRAFVENELYPHEREVERTGVLRRDLIEEIKVKAIEAGLYAANMPADVGGAGLDTVTWLLYEKELGRANYALHWTCVARPSNILLAGTPEQREKYLFPCIRGEKWDCLAMTEPGAGSDLRGMKASAVQDGDDWVLNGTKHFISHADLADFAIVFMASGEEESARGKRKKITAFFVDKGTKGFTVRDGYRNVSHRGYTNAILEFDDCRLPASQVLGEVHKGFDVANSWLGATRLQVGATCLGRAERALGHAVEYASQRQQFGQQIGKFQGVSFKLADMATELKAADLMVFEAGWKYDQGTVTDQDMAMAKLKATEMLAFVADEAIQIHGGMGLMDDLPLERIWRDARVERIWEGTSEIQRHIISRSLLRPFGA, from the coding sequence ATGGATTTCGGTCTTTCGGACGAACAGAAACTTATCGTCGAGACGACGCGGGCGTTCGTCGAGAATGAGCTTTATCCGCATGAGCGCGAAGTGGAGCGCACCGGCGTGCTGCGCCGTGACCTGATCGAGGAGATCAAGGTCAAGGCTATCGAAGCCGGGCTCTACGCCGCCAACATGCCGGCGGATGTCGGCGGTGCGGGCCTGGATACAGTGACCTGGCTGCTCTACGAAAAGGAACTCGGCCGCGCCAATTACGCGCTGCACTGGACCTGCGTGGCGCGCCCCTCCAACATCCTTTTGGCCGGCACGCCGGAGCAGCGCGAAAAGTATCTGTTCCCCTGCATCCGCGGCGAGAAGTGGGACTGCCTGGCGATGACCGAGCCGGGCGCCGGCTCCGACCTGCGCGGCATGAAGGCGAGCGCCGTGCAGGATGGCGACGACTGGGTGCTGAACGGCACCAAGCACTTTATCTCCCACGCCGATCTCGCCGACTTCGCCATTGTCTTCATGGCCTCGGGAGAGGAAGAGTCCGCGCGTGGAAAACGCAAGAAGATCACTGCTTTCTTCGTCGACAAGGGTACCAAGGGTTTTACGGTGCGCGACGGCTACCGCAACGTCTCGCATCGCGGCTACACCAACGCCATCCTCGAATTCGATGATTGCCGGCTGCCCGCGAGCCAGGTCCTCGGCGAAGTCCACAAGGGTTTCGATGTCGCCAATTCCTGGCTCGGCGCCACGCGCCTGCAGGTCGGCGCCACCTGTCTCGGCCGTGCCGAACGGGCGCTCGGCCATGCGGTCGAATACGCCTCGCAGCGCCAGCAGTTCGGCCAGCAGATCGGCAAGTTCCAGGGCGTGTCGTTTAAGCTTGCCGACATGGCGACCGAACTCAAGGCCGCCGACCTGATGGTGTTCGAAGCCGGCTGGAAGTACGATCAGGGCACCGTCACCGATCAGGACATGGCCATGGCCAAGCTGAAGGCCACCGAAATGCTCGCTTTTGTCGCCGATGAAGCCATCCAGATCCATGGCGGCATGGGGCTGATGGACGACCTGCCGCTGGAGCGTATCTGGCGCGACGCCCGCGTCGAGCGCATCTGGGAAGGCACGTCGGAAATCCAGCGCCACATCATTTCGCGGTCGCTGCTGCGCCCGTTTGGAGCCTGA
- the dapA gene encoding 4-hydroxy-tetrahydrodipicolinate synthase produces the protein MTPDQLRSRLNGAMTALVTPFTEGEVDLKQLATLLLWQIEQGINGLVPCGTTGEAPTLSWEERLDIIALCVKVAAGRVPIIVGTGTNNTETTIAFSTAAEAFGADAALIVTPYYNKPSQEGIFRHFEAVASKVRIPIIVYNVPARTGVDLSPETVERLAEIPTIIGIKDATGDVSRLSSLPAVLRRRFICLSGHDATSFGFNTMGGRGTISVVSNVAPRLCVEMHDACRQGDHHTARAIHHRLRPLITALELESNPVPVKYALHLALGLSPDVRLPLTPVRPETEIAIREAMLALSEGVPGVAQSGPVLATPAPWRF, from the coding sequence ATGACACCTGATCAACTACGATCGCGCCTGAACGGAGCGATGACCGCGCTGGTGACGCCGTTCACGGAGGGCGAAGTCGATCTGAAGCAACTGGCCACGCTCCTGCTTTGGCAGATCGAACAGGGGATCAACGGACTGGTCCCTTGCGGCACCACGGGTGAGGCGCCCACCCTGTCGTGGGAAGAACGCCTCGACATCATCGCGCTCTGCGTGAAGGTCGCCGCCGGCAGGGTCCCGATCATCGTCGGCACCGGCACGAACAACACGGAAACGACGATCGCCTTCTCGACAGCCGCCGAAGCTTTTGGCGCCGACGCCGCGCTCATCGTGACGCCCTATTACAACAAGCCCAGCCAGGAAGGTATTTTCCGCCACTTCGAAGCCGTGGCCAGCAAGGTCAGGATACCGATCATCGTCTACAATGTTCCGGCACGAACCGGCGTCGATCTGTCGCCGGAGACCGTCGAGCGCCTGGCGGAGATTCCAACCATAATCGGCATCAAGGACGCTACCGGCGATGTGAGCCGGCTATCCTCGCTTCCCGCTGTGCTCAGGCGACGCTTCATCTGTCTTTCCGGTCACGACGCGACGTCGTTCGGGTTCAACACGATGGGCGGACGCGGGACCATCTCCGTGGTTTCCAACGTCGCGCCGCGATTGTGCGTCGAGATGCATGATGCCTGCAGGCAGGGCGATCACCACACCGCCCGGGCCATCCATCATCGCTTGCGGCCGCTGATCACAGCGCTTGAACTCGAGAGCAATCCGGTTCCGGTCAAATACGCCTTGCACCTGGCGCTGGGGCTGAGCCCGGACGTCCGTTTGCCGTTGACGCCTGTGCGCCCCGAAACCGAAATCGCCATACGGGAGGCCATGCTGGCCCTGAGCGAGGGCGTACCCGGTGTCGCGCAATCAGGGCCGGTGCTGGCTACGCCCGCGCCGTGGCGGTTTTGA